In Drosophila santomea strain STO CAGO 1482 chromosome 3L, Prin_Dsan_1.1, whole genome shotgun sequence, a single window of DNA contains:
- the LOC120449714 gene encoding protein bric-a-brac 2 isoform X2, whose product MDMTKQIADFEIKSELIGEMDQFEPSDYTMAPPEEPKMAEESQLEHHLDDQNRKYSSPERELDSTLVEQSEVVGQTDKDAETGGEVKSAEKVLETELAKPKASLMNDQALTPPPRPLTSSEVVGLRDPEHTELRMRLEAKKSRSLPVSPQPQSQQSQSLKIAGSALFEFGQRSSPVEAKIKANPETKAPRRKIVPPTGEGDNQQFCLRWNNYQSNLTNVFDELLQSESFVDVTLSCEGHSIKAHKMVLSACSPYFQALFYDNPCQHPIIIMRDVSWSDLKALVEFMYKGEINVCQDQINPLLKVAETLKIRGLAEVSAGRGEGGASALPMSAYDDEDEEEELASATAILRQEDDADPDEEMKAKRPRLLPEGVLDLNQRQRKRSRDGSYATPSPSLQGGESEISERGSSATPGQNQSQPLAMTTSTIVRNPFASPNPQTLEGRNSALNAAASQRKSPAPAAGHSNGNSGAVMHSPPGGVAVQSALPPHMAAIVPPPPSAMHHHAQQLAAQHQLAHSHAMASALAAAAAGAGAAGGAGSGSGSGASAPTGGTGVAGSASGAAVGSHHDDMEIKPEIAEMIREEERAKMIESGGHGGWMGAAAAATGAASVADSYQYQLQSMWQKCWNTNQQNLVQQLRFRERGPLKSWRPEAMAEAIFSVLKEGLSLSQAARKFDIPYPTFVLYANRVHNMLGPSLDGGADPRPKARGRPQRILLGMWPEELIRSVIKAVVFRDYREIKEDMSAHQYANGQAHGTYIGGGTTTNGYHSAAAAKLAAQNAALAPPDAGSPLSSMTETLRRQILSQQQQQQQHHQQQAHHQQQPSHHQQQSPHAQSMNMYKSPAYLQRSEIEDQVSAAAAVAAAAAKHQQQGGERRGSENLPDLSALGLMGLPGLNVMPSRGSGGGSGGAAPNSAASYARELSRERERDRERERERELSRQYGSQSRGSSSGSGSAKSLTASQRPGAASPYSAAHYAKHQASAYNKRFLESLPAGIDLEAFANGLLQKSVNKSPRFEDFFPGPGQDMSELFANPDASAAAAAAAYAPPGAIRESPLMKIKLEQQHATELPHED is encoded by the exons ATGGACATGACCAAACAGATTGCGGACTTTGAAATAAAGTCGGAGCTGATCGGCGAAATGGATCAGTTCGAGCCCAGTGACTACACAATGGCTCCGCCCGAAGAGCCCAAGATGGCGGAAGAGTCCCAGTTGGAGCACCACCTGGATGACCAGAACAGAAAGTACTCCTCCCCCGAAAGGGAGCTGGACTCCACACTGGTGGAACAGAGTGAGGTGGTTGGTCAAACGGACAAAGATGCCGAGACCGGCGGAGAGGTGAAGTCAGCGGAGAAGGTGTTGGAAACGGAGCTGGCGAAGCCCAAGGCGAGTCTGATGAACGACCAGGCGCTGACTCCCCCACCACGACCCCTGACCTCCAGTGAAGTGGTGGGTCTGCGGGATCCCGAGCATACCGAGCTGCGCATGCGCCTGGAGGCCAAGAAGTCGCGCTCCCTGCCAGTTTCCCCACAGCCACAGTCACAGCAAAGTCAAAGTCTTAAGATAGCCGGATCGGCGCTCTTTGAGTTCGGCCAGCGATCCTCTCCGGTGGAGGCCAAGATCAAGGCCAATCCCGAGACGAAGGCGCCCAGGCGCAAGATAGTTCCTCCCACTGGCGAAGGGGACAATCAGCAGTTCTGCCTGCGGTGGAACAACTACCAGTCCAACCTGACCAATGTATTTGACGAGCTCCTGCAGAGCGAGTCCTTCGTGGACGTGACCCTGTCCTGCGAGGGGCACTCGATCAAGGCCCACAAGATGGTGCTATCCGCCTGCTCGCCCTACTTCCAGGCCCTGTTCTACGACAATCCCTGCCAGCaccccatcatcatcatgcgCGACGTCAGCTGGTCCGACCTGAAGGCCCTGGTGGAGTTCATGTACAAGGGGGAGATCAACGTGTGCCAGGATCAGATCAACCCCCTCCTCAAAGTGGCCGAAACCCTGAAGATCAGGGGCCTGGCGGAGGTCAGTGCCGGCAGGGGTGAGGGCGGCGCCTCCGCACTGCCCATGTCGGCCtacgacgacgaggacgaggaggaggagctggccTCGGCCACAGCGATTCTGCGGCAGGAGGATGACGCCGATCCCGACGAGGAGATGAAGGCCAAGAGGCCCAGGCTGCTGCCCGAGGGAGTCCTGGACTTGAATCAGCGCCAGAGAAAGCGATCCAGGGATGGCAGCTACGCCACGCCAAGTCCCTCCCTGCAGGGCGGCGAATCCGAGATCTCGGAGCGTGGCTCATCCGCCACGCCGGGACAGAACCAGAGCCAGCCCCTGGCCATGACCACGTCCACCATCGTGCGCAATCCCTTCGCCTCACCCAATCCACAGACCTTGGAGGGCAGGAACAGTGCTCTGAATGCAGCAGCCAGCCAGAGGAAGTCGCCAGCTCCAGCAGCGGGTCacagcaatggcaacagcGGCGCCGTCATGCACTCCCCgccagggggcgtggccgtcCAGTCCGCCCTGCCACCCCACATGGCCGCCATCGTGCCGCCGCCCCCCTCCGCCATGCACCACCATGCCCAGCAACTGGCCGCCCAGCACCAGCTGGCCCACTCGCACGCCATGGCCAGCGCCttggcagccgccgccgccggaGCGGGCGCAGCTGGAGGAGCGGGATCTGGTAGTGGATCTGGAGCCAGTGCACCGACTGGCGGAACAGGAGTGGCGGGCAGTGCGTCCGGCGCGGCAGTGGGTTCCCATCACGATGACATGGAGATCAAGCCAGAAATCGCCGAGATGATTCGCGAGGAAGAGAGG GCCAAGATGATCGAGAGTGGAGGCCACGGTGGCTGGATGGGAGCGGCAGCTGCGGCAACTGGAGCAGCTTCTGTGGCGG ACAGCTACCAGTACCAGCTGCAGTCCATGTGGCAGAAGTGCTGGAACACCAATCAGCAGAACCTGGTGCAGCAGCTCAGGTTCCGCGAGCGAGGCCCACTGAAGTCCTGGCGACCCGAGGCCATGGCCGAGGCCATCTTCAGTGTCCTCAAGGAGGGTCTCTCCCTCTCGCAGGCCGCCCGCAAGTTCGACATACCCTATCCCACCTTCGTCCTGTACGCCAATCGGGTGCACAACATGCTCGGTCCCTCCCTGGATGGCGGCGCTGATCCGCGTCCAAAGGCCCGCGGTCGTCCGCAGAGGATCCTGCTGGGCATGTGGCCAGAGGAGCTCATCAGGAGCGTGATCAAGGCGGTGGTGTTCCGCGACTATCGCGAGATCAAGGAGGACATGAGCGCCCACCAGTACGCCAATGGACAGGCCCATGGT ACCTACATCGGCGGAGGCACCACCACAAATGGCTATCATAGTGCTGCGGCCGCGAAGCTGGCGGCCCAGAATGCTGCACTGGCTCCGCCGGACGCGGGCAGTCCGCTGAGTTCCATGACGGAGACGCTGCGAAGGCAGATCCtctcgcagcagcagcaacagcagcagcaccaccagcagcaggcgcaccaccagcagcagccctcgcaccaccagcagcagtcgcCCCACGCCCAGTCCATGAACATGTACAAGTCGCCGGCCTATCTGCAGCGCTCCGAGATCGAGGATCAGGTATCCGCAGCGGCGGCCgtggcagcggcggcggccaaGCACCAGCAGCAGGGCGGGGAGCGGAGGGGTTCGGAGAACCTGCCCGACCTCAGTGCCCTGGGCTTGATGGGTCTTCCCGGTCTGAACGTGATGCCCTCCCGCGGATCCGGCGGAGGAAGTGGTGGCGCAGCGCCGAACAGTGCCGCGTCCTATGCCCGCGAGCTGTCCCGCGAACGGGAACGCGATCGGGAGCGCGAGCGGGAGAGGGAGCTGTCCCGCCAGTATGGCAGCCAGTCGCGGGGATCGAGTTCCGGCTCTGGGAGCGCCAAATCCCTGACCGCCAGCCAAAGACCCGGAGCCGCCTCGCCGTACTCCGCCGCCCACTATGCCAAACATCAGGCGAGTGCCTACAACAAGCGCTTCCTGGAGAGCCTGCCCGCCGGCATCGACCTGGAGGCCTTCGCCAACGGCCTGCTCCAGAAGTCGGTGAACAAGAGTCCGCGCTTCGAGGACTTCTTCCCGGGACCCGGCCAGGACATGAGTGAACTCTTTGCCAATCCCGACGCCAGTGCAGCCGCTGCGGCGGCCGCCTATGCACCTCCTGGCGCCATCCGGGAATCGCCCCTGATGAAGATcaagctggagcagcagcatgcCACCGAACTGCCGCACGAGGATTGA
- the LOC120449714 gene encoding protein bric-a-brac 2 isoform X1, whose product MDMTKQIADFEIKSELIGEMDQFEPSDYTMAPPEEPKMAEESQLEHHLDDQNRKYSSPERELDSTLVEQSEVVGQTDKDAETGGEVKSAEKVLETELAKPKASLMNDQALTPPPRPLTSSEVVGLRDPEHTELRMRLEAKKSRSLPVSPQPQSQQSQSLKIAGSALFEFGQRSSPVEAKIKANPETKAPRRKIVPPTGEGDNQQFCLRWNNYQSNLTNVFDELLQSESFVDVTLSCEGHSIKAHKMVLSACSPYFQALFYDNPCQHPIIIMRDVSWSDLKALVEFMYKGEINVCQDQINPLLKVAETLKIRGLAEVSAGRGEGGASALPMSAYDDEDEEEELASATAILRQEDDADPDEEMKAKRPRLLPEGVLDLNQRQRKRSRDGSYATPSPSLQGGESEISERGSSATPGQNQSQPLAMTTSTIVRNPFASPNPQTLEGRNSALNAAASQRKSPAPAAGHSNGNSGAVMHSPPGGVAVQSALPPHMAAIVPPPPSAMHHHAQQLAAQHQLAHSHAMASALAAAAAGAGAAGGAGSGSGSGASAPTGGTGVAGSASGAAVGSHHDDMEIKPEIAEMIREEERAKMIESGGHGGWMGAAAAATGAASVAADSYQYQLQSMWQKCWNTNQQNLVQQLRFRERGPLKSWRPEAMAEAIFSVLKEGLSLSQAARKFDIPYPTFVLYANRVHNMLGPSLDGGADPRPKARGRPQRILLGMWPEELIRSVIKAVVFRDYREIKEDMSAHQYANGQAHGTYIGGGTTTNGYHSAAAAKLAAQNAALAPPDAGSPLSSMTETLRRQILSQQQQQQQHHQQQAHHQQQPSHHQQQSPHAQSMNMYKSPAYLQRSEIEDQVSAAAAVAAAAAKHQQQGGERRGSENLPDLSALGLMGLPGLNVMPSRGSGGGSGGAAPNSAASYARELSRERERDRERERERELSRQYGSQSRGSSSGSGSAKSLTASQRPGAASPYSAAHYAKHQASAYNKRFLESLPAGIDLEAFANGLLQKSVNKSPRFEDFFPGPGQDMSELFANPDASAAAAAAAYAPPGAIRESPLMKIKLEQQHATELPHED is encoded by the exons ATGGACATGACCAAACAGATTGCGGACTTTGAAATAAAGTCGGAGCTGATCGGCGAAATGGATCAGTTCGAGCCCAGTGACTACACAATGGCTCCGCCCGAAGAGCCCAAGATGGCGGAAGAGTCCCAGTTGGAGCACCACCTGGATGACCAGAACAGAAAGTACTCCTCCCCCGAAAGGGAGCTGGACTCCACACTGGTGGAACAGAGTGAGGTGGTTGGTCAAACGGACAAAGATGCCGAGACCGGCGGAGAGGTGAAGTCAGCGGAGAAGGTGTTGGAAACGGAGCTGGCGAAGCCCAAGGCGAGTCTGATGAACGACCAGGCGCTGACTCCCCCACCACGACCCCTGACCTCCAGTGAAGTGGTGGGTCTGCGGGATCCCGAGCATACCGAGCTGCGCATGCGCCTGGAGGCCAAGAAGTCGCGCTCCCTGCCAGTTTCCCCACAGCCACAGTCACAGCAAAGTCAAAGTCTTAAGATAGCCGGATCGGCGCTCTTTGAGTTCGGCCAGCGATCCTCTCCGGTGGAGGCCAAGATCAAGGCCAATCCCGAGACGAAGGCGCCCAGGCGCAAGATAGTTCCTCCCACTGGCGAAGGGGACAATCAGCAGTTCTGCCTGCGGTGGAACAACTACCAGTCCAACCTGACCAATGTATTTGACGAGCTCCTGCAGAGCGAGTCCTTCGTGGACGTGACCCTGTCCTGCGAGGGGCACTCGATCAAGGCCCACAAGATGGTGCTATCCGCCTGCTCGCCCTACTTCCAGGCCCTGTTCTACGACAATCCCTGCCAGCaccccatcatcatcatgcgCGACGTCAGCTGGTCCGACCTGAAGGCCCTGGTGGAGTTCATGTACAAGGGGGAGATCAACGTGTGCCAGGATCAGATCAACCCCCTCCTCAAAGTGGCCGAAACCCTGAAGATCAGGGGCCTGGCGGAGGTCAGTGCCGGCAGGGGTGAGGGCGGCGCCTCCGCACTGCCCATGTCGGCCtacgacgacgaggacgaggaggaggagctggccTCGGCCACAGCGATTCTGCGGCAGGAGGATGACGCCGATCCCGACGAGGAGATGAAGGCCAAGAGGCCCAGGCTGCTGCCCGAGGGAGTCCTGGACTTGAATCAGCGCCAGAGAAAGCGATCCAGGGATGGCAGCTACGCCACGCCAAGTCCCTCCCTGCAGGGCGGCGAATCCGAGATCTCGGAGCGTGGCTCATCCGCCACGCCGGGACAGAACCAGAGCCAGCCCCTGGCCATGACCACGTCCACCATCGTGCGCAATCCCTTCGCCTCACCCAATCCACAGACCTTGGAGGGCAGGAACAGTGCTCTGAATGCAGCAGCCAGCCAGAGGAAGTCGCCAGCTCCAGCAGCGGGTCacagcaatggcaacagcGGCGCCGTCATGCACTCCCCgccagggggcgtggccgtcCAGTCCGCCCTGCCACCCCACATGGCCGCCATCGTGCCGCCGCCCCCCTCCGCCATGCACCACCATGCCCAGCAACTGGCCGCCCAGCACCAGCTGGCCCACTCGCACGCCATGGCCAGCGCCttggcagccgccgccgccggaGCGGGCGCAGCTGGAGGAGCGGGATCTGGTAGTGGATCTGGAGCCAGTGCACCGACTGGCGGAACAGGAGTGGCGGGCAGTGCGTCCGGCGCGGCAGTGGGTTCCCATCACGATGACATGGAGATCAAGCCAGAAATCGCCGAGATGATTCGCGAGGAAGAGAGG GCCAAGATGATCGAGAGTGGAGGCCACGGTGGCTGGATGGGAGCGGCAGCTGCGGCAACTGGAGCAGCTTCTGTGGCGG CAGACAGCTACCAGTACCAGCTGCAGTCCATGTGGCAGAAGTGCTGGAACACCAATCAGCAGAACCTGGTGCAGCAGCTCAGGTTCCGCGAGCGAGGCCCACTGAAGTCCTGGCGACCCGAGGCCATGGCCGAGGCCATCTTCAGTGTCCTCAAGGAGGGTCTCTCCCTCTCGCAGGCCGCCCGCAAGTTCGACATACCCTATCCCACCTTCGTCCTGTACGCCAATCGGGTGCACAACATGCTCGGTCCCTCCCTGGATGGCGGCGCTGATCCGCGTCCAAAGGCCCGCGGTCGTCCGCAGAGGATCCTGCTGGGCATGTGGCCAGAGGAGCTCATCAGGAGCGTGATCAAGGCGGTGGTGTTCCGCGACTATCGCGAGATCAAGGAGGACATGAGCGCCCACCAGTACGCCAATGGACAGGCCCATGGT ACCTACATCGGCGGAGGCACCACCACAAATGGCTATCATAGTGCTGCGGCCGCGAAGCTGGCGGCCCAGAATGCTGCACTGGCTCCGCCGGACGCGGGCAGTCCGCTGAGTTCCATGACGGAGACGCTGCGAAGGCAGATCCtctcgcagcagcagcaacagcagcagcaccaccagcagcaggcgcaccaccagcagcagccctcgcaccaccagcagcagtcgcCCCACGCCCAGTCCATGAACATGTACAAGTCGCCGGCCTATCTGCAGCGCTCCGAGATCGAGGATCAGGTATCCGCAGCGGCGGCCgtggcagcggcggcggccaaGCACCAGCAGCAGGGCGGGGAGCGGAGGGGTTCGGAGAACCTGCCCGACCTCAGTGCCCTGGGCTTGATGGGTCTTCCCGGTCTGAACGTGATGCCCTCCCGCGGATCCGGCGGAGGAAGTGGTGGCGCAGCGCCGAACAGTGCCGCGTCCTATGCCCGCGAGCTGTCCCGCGAACGGGAACGCGATCGGGAGCGCGAGCGGGAGAGGGAGCTGTCCCGCCAGTATGGCAGCCAGTCGCGGGGATCGAGTTCCGGCTCTGGGAGCGCCAAATCCCTGACCGCCAGCCAAAGACCCGGAGCCGCCTCGCCGTACTCCGCCGCCCACTATGCCAAACATCAGGCGAGTGCCTACAACAAGCGCTTCCTGGAGAGCCTGCCCGCCGGCATCGACCTGGAGGCCTTCGCCAACGGCCTGCTCCAGAAGTCGGTGAACAAGAGTCCGCGCTTCGAGGACTTCTTCCCGGGACCCGGCCAGGACATGAGTGAACTCTTTGCCAATCCCGACGCCAGTGCAGCCGCTGCGGCGGCCGCCTATGCACCTCCTGGCGCCATCCGGGAATCGCCCCTGATGAAGATcaagctggagcagcagcatgcCACCGAACTGCCGCACGAGGATTGA
- the LOC120449727 gene encoding uncharacterized protein LOC120449727, with protein MMSHTVRVFKMMYIVAGILISNAEICDTVDRIQIAPRVDLKPEFDHKYLTSGGNSPGSRSRTHSRQNSGSASGSEEGAPTKRRRVSVSGIAGGVVRGVTSQVSKRVGHRFVWLSDIRLILKQWRLLALSFNLWTIPNFVVQCLTSYMSKKLLINSDCDMIYK; from the exons ATGATGTCACATACGGTGAG GGTCTTCAAGATGATGTACATTGTGGCGGGCATCCTCATCAGCAATGCGGAGATCTGCGACACAGTGGACCGCATCCAAATAGCGCCACGCGTCGACCTCAAGCCGGAATTCGACCACAAGTACCTGACCTCCGGAGGCAACAGCCCCGGCTCCCGATCCCGCACCCACTCTCGCCAAAACTCCGGCAGCGCATCCGGATCGGAGGAGGGAGCGCCCACCAAGAGGCGGAGAGTCAGCGTTTCGGGCATCGCTGGGGGCGTGGTCAGAGGCGTCACTAGCCAGGTCTCCAAGCGAGTGGGCCACCGCTTCGTCTGGCTATCGGACATCCGGCTCATCCTCAAGCAGTGGCGACTGCTGGCCCTCAGCTTCAACCTGTGGACCATTCCCAACTTCGTGGTCCAGTGCCTCACCAGCTACATGAGCAAGAAGCTGCTCATCAACAGCGACTGTGATATGATCTACAAGTAG
- the LOC120449720 gene encoding tryptophan 5-hydroxylase 1 isoform X1 — protein MSASGKSLLGLWLYRSGEQEWAVKQGSPLHQLKKDSTTSGPSSHPSVARHSSAPPEPPRLAISGAGIGGQDNGRQHSPGERVSIIFTLRNQVGNLARALQVFQELGINVLHLELSPLEMGTNQADVLVDVECDPRRLDQVVKMLNREVASVNYTSVNTQGLARAPSLSACSSFDFGDMVWFPRKISDLDKAQNVLMYGSELDADHPGFKDPVYRKRREQFSAIANNFKHGNPIPRVQYTPEEVKTWGTVFLELHRLYVLHAVPEYMDNWPELEKYCGYREDNVPQLQDVSVYLKRKTGFQLRPVAGYLSPRDFLSGLAFRVFHCTQYIRHSSDPFYTPEPDCCHELLGHMPLLANSSFAQFSQEIGLASLGASDADIEKLATLYFFTVEFGLCKQPDSTFKVYGAGLLSSVAELQHAITAENKIKKFDPEVTCQEECIITSYQNAYYYTDSFEEAKEQMRAFAESIQRPFGVRYNPYTMSVEVLSNAKKITAVVSELRGDLSIVCSALRKISATDENLDVDSIANMLHNSLNVRGGASGGGGSPCSPDNSDNSTAEGD, from the exons ATGAGTGCTTCCGGCAAGAGTCTTCTGGGCCTGTGGCTCTACAGGAGCGGCGAACAGGAGTGGGCCGTCAAGCAGGGCAGTCCCTTGCACCAGCTGAAAAAGGATTCTACCACATCCGGTCCCTCCTCGCATCCGAGTGTCGCCAGGCACTCGTCCGCTCCGCCGGAGCCGCCAAGGCTGGCCATCAGTGGTGCTGGTATTGGTGGTCAGGATAATGGAAGACAGCATTCCCCTGGCGAACGCGTCTCCATCATTTTCACCCTGCGCAACCAGGTGGGAAATCTGGCCAGAGCCCTCCAGGTTTTCCAGGAGCTGGGCATCAATGTGCTGCATTTGGAGCTCTCGCCGCTGGAGATGGGCACCAACCAGGCCGATGTCCTCGTGGACGTGGAGTGCGATCCGCGTCGACTCGACCAGGTGGTCAAGATGCTCAACCGGGAGGTGGCCTCCGTGAACTACACTTCCGTGAACACCCAGGGTTTGGCCAGGGCGCCGTCGCTATCGGCGTGCTCCAGTTTTG ATTTCGGGGACATGGTGTGGTTTCCGCGAAAGATCTCCGATCTGGACAAGGCGCAGAATGTGCTGATGTACGGCTCGGAGTTGGATGCCGACCATCCAGGATTCAAGGACCCCGTGTACCGTAAGCGGCGGGAGCAGTTCTCTGCCATAGCCAACAACTTCAAGCA TGGCAACCCCATTCCTCGTGTGCAATACACACCTGAGGAGGTGAAAACCTG GGGAACCGTTTTCTTGGAGCTTCATCGCCTTTACGTGCTGCATGCCGTGCCCGAGTACATGGACAACTGGCCGGAGCTGGAGAAGTACTGTGGCTACCGCGAGGACAACGTGCCCCAGCTGCAGGATGTGAGTGTCTATCTCAAGCGCAAGACGGGATTCCAGCTCCGACCCGTGGCGGGCTACCTCTCGCCAAGGGACTTCCTATCGGGACTCGCCTTCCGCGTGTTCCACTGCACCCAGTACATCCGGCACTCCTCGGATCCCTTCTACACGCCAGAGCC GGACTGTTGCCACGAGCTGCTGGGCCACATGCCCCTGCTGGCCAACTCCAGTTTTGCCCAGTTCTCGCAGGAGATTGGCCTGGCCTCTTTGGGTGCCAGCGACGCGGACATCGAGAAGTTGGCTACG CTCTACTTCTTCACTGTGGAGTTTGGGCTGTGCAAACAGCCGGACAGCACTTTTAAGGTTTATGGCGCCGGACTACTCAGTTCAGTGGCCGAGCTGCAGCATGCAATTACGGCGGAGAACAAGATTAAGAAGTTCGACCCGGAGGTGACGTGCCAGGAGGAGTGCATCATCACCTCCTACCAGAATGCGTACTACTACACCGACTCCTTCGAGGAGGCCAAGGAGCAGATGAG GGCCTTTGCCGAGAGCATCCAGCGGCCATTTGGAGTGCGCTACAACCCGTACACGATGAGTGTTGAGGTGCTGTCGAATGCCAAGAAGATCACGGCGGTGGTCAGCGAACTCAGGGGCGACCTCAGCATCGTCTGCTCGGCCCTGCGAAAGATCTCCGCCACGGACGAGAACCTGGATGTGGACAGCATCGCCAACATGCTCCACAACAGCCTCAATGTGAGAGGTGGCGCTTCCGGCGGAGGCGGAAGTCCGTGCAGCCCGGACAACTCGGACAACTCCACGGCGGAGGGAGACTAG
- the LOC120449720 gene encoding tryptophan 5-hydroxylase 1 isoform X2, whose translation MVWFPRKISDLDKAQNVLMYGSELDADHPGFKDPVYRKRREQFSAIANNFKHGNPIPRVQYTPEEVKTWGTVFLELHRLYVLHAVPEYMDNWPELEKYCGYREDNVPQLQDVSVYLKRKTGFQLRPVAGYLSPRDFLSGLAFRVFHCTQYIRHSSDPFYTPEPDCCHELLGHMPLLANSSFAQFSQEIGLASLGASDADIEKLATLYFFTVEFGLCKQPDSTFKVYGAGLLSSVAELQHAITAENKIKKFDPEVTCQEECIITSYQNAYYYTDSFEEAKEQMRAFAESIQRPFGVRYNPYTMSVEVLSNAKKITAVVSELRGDLSIVCSALRKISATDENLDVDSIANMLHNSLNVRGGASGGGGSPCSPDNSDNSTAEGD comes from the exons ATGGTGTGGTTTCCGCGAAAGATCTCCGATCTGGACAAGGCGCAGAATGTGCTGATGTACGGCTCGGAGTTGGATGCCGACCATCCAGGATTCAAGGACCCCGTGTACCGTAAGCGGCGGGAGCAGTTCTCTGCCATAGCCAACAACTTCAAGCA TGGCAACCCCATTCCTCGTGTGCAATACACACCTGAGGAGGTGAAAACCTG GGGAACCGTTTTCTTGGAGCTTCATCGCCTTTACGTGCTGCATGCCGTGCCCGAGTACATGGACAACTGGCCGGAGCTGGAGAAGTACTGTGGCTACCGCGAGGACAACGTGCCCCAGCTGCAGGATGTGAGTGTCTATCTCAAGCGCAAGACGGGATTCCAGCTCCGACCCGTGGCGGGCTACCTCTCGCCAAGGGACTTCCTATCGGGACTCGCCTTCCGCGTGTTCCACTGCACCCAGTACATCCGGCACTCCTCGGATCCCTTCTACACGCCAGAGCC GGACTGTTGCCACGAGCTGCTGGGCCACATGCCCCTGCTGGCCAACTCCAGTTTTGCCCAGTTCTCGCAGGAGATTGGCCTGGCCTCTTTGGGTGCCAGCGACGCGGACATCGAGAAGTTGGCTACG CTCTACTTCTTCACTGTGGAGTTTGGGCTGTGCAAACAGCCGGACAGCACTTTTAAGGTTTATGGCGCCGGACTACTCAGTTCAGTGGCCGAGCTGCAGCATGCAATTACGGCGGAGAACAAGATTAAGAAGTTCGACCCGGAGGTGACGTGCCAGGAGGAGTGCATCATCACCTCCTACCAGAATGCGTACTACTACACCGACTCCTTCGAGGAGGCCAAGGAGCAGATGAG GGCCTTTGCCGAGAGCATCCAGCGGCCATTTGGAGTGCGCTACAACCCGTACACGATGAGTGTTGAGGTGCTGTCGAATGCCAAGAAGATCACGGCGGTGGTCAGCGAACTCAGGGGCGACCTCAGCATCGTCTGCTCGGCCCTGCGAAAGATCTCCGCCACGGACGAGAACCTGGATGTGGACAGCATCGCCAACATGCTCCACAACAGCCTCAATGTGAGAGGTGGCGCTTCCGGCGGAGGCGGAAGTCCGTGCAGCCCGGACAACTCGGACAACTCCACGGCGGAGGGAGACTAG